One window from the genome of Nicotiana tomentosiformis chromosome 5, ASM39032v3, whole genome shotgun sequence encodes:
- the LOC138891860 gene encoding uncharacterized protein — translation MLEDELKSVKSSLYAELERNRQLHEDLGRVKNDLEKSLKWTWSSDAITVLYKNNGGKRQVIKFQREKTPYNSYSKYVTVPDNWLCTHCGNTGTLRKHEVSPLETAKKGYILGIGRIGKSLSHSIENVYYVNGLKYSLLSVSQIYDKGNKSGDLNCLSVVDDDAELWHRRPGHASFTLLNKLVKKDLDSHDKIDQEGEQSIVPGEVIDNGTAESPDDIKEPGSSITTTEAENRVADADQGTPHAERESHSEIPGPSHNKVRVSNWKHKSSHPLKNVITPLDLGIQTRSKARNALAFSFFLSQIEPKNIKEALKMLIGLQPCKKKSINLRGTVYGTWFHDLLTELNKARLVVQGYNQEEGIDYDGTFAPVSRMEAIRILIAFASHMEFKLFQMDVKSAFLNGFLKEQESHLKTAKRILRYLKGTQDLVLYYPSRDKFDLIGYANADYVGYLVDRKSTSGMAYFLGSCLISWGIRKQNSVALSTAEAEYVAAASCCAQLLWIKQQLKDFHVLSDCVPLLCDNTSALNMAKNPVQHKRTKHIDVRHHFLRDNVEKGLICIKFCSTEDQIADIFTKALSREHFEKNRMALGLIKSS, via the exons ATGCTTGAAGATGAGTTAAAATCAGTGAAATCTAGTCTGTATGCCGAACTTGAGAGAAACAGACAGCTTCATGAAGATCTAGGCAGAGTTAAGAATGATCTAgaaaaatcactcaagtggacctggtcctctgatgctaTCACTGTCTTGTATAAAAATAATGGGGGAAAAAGGCAAGTGATAAAGTTCCAAAGGGAAAAGACTCCTTACAACTCTtatagcaagtatgttactgtgcctgataattggctttgcactcactgtggtaacACTGGCACTTTAAGGAAACAT GAAGTGTCTCCTTTGGAAACGGcaaaaaagggatacattctgggaaTTGGAAGAATTGGGAAGTCTCTTTCTCACTCAATTGAAAATGTGTACTACGTAAATGGGTTGAAGTACAGCCTGTTAAGTGTCTCCCAAATCTATGACAAGGGAAACAAGAGTGGTGATCTCAACTGTCtaagtgttgttgatgatgatgctgaactatGGCATAGAAGGCCGGGTCATGCAAGTTTCACGTTATTGAACAAGTtggtcaagaaggacctg gattcacatgataagattgaTCAAGAGGGAGAACAGTCAATTGTCCCTGGTGAAGTCATTGACAATGGCACAGCTGAATCTCCAGATGACAtaaaggaacctggttcctcaatcacaacaactgaagctgaAAATAGAGTTGCTGATGCAGATCAAGGGACCCCACATGCAGAGAGAGAATCACATTCAGAAATACCTGGACCATCTCACAACAAGGTTCGGGTGTCTAATTGGAAACACAAAAGTTCACATCCTCTAAAAAATgtgatcactcctcttgatttaggaattcaaaccagatcaaagGCAAGAAACGCGCTTGCCTTCTCATTTTTTCTCTCTCAAattgagcccaaaaatatcaaggaagcattaAAGATGTTGATTGGATTACAGCCATGCAAGAAGAAgtccatcaatttgagaggaacagtATATGGAACCTGGTTCCACGACCTGCTGACAGAACT AAACAAGGCAAGGCTGGTAGTTCAAGGGTACAATCAGGAAGAAGGGATTGACTATGATGGAACATTTGCTCCAGTTTCTCGAATGGAAGCAATCAGAATCCTCATTGCCTTTGcgtctcatatggaattcaaattgttccaaatggatgtcaaaagtgcatttctgaatggcttTCTAAAAGAACAA gagtctcatctGAAGACTGCAAAGAGAATTctgaggtatctcaaaggaacgcaagacctggttctctactatccctcaaGAGATAAATTTGACTTGATAGGGTATGCTAATGCTGACTATGTtggttatctggtggataggAAAAGCACTTCTGGTATGGCATATTTTCTGGGTTCGTGTCTAATCTCATGGGGCATAAGAAAACAAAACTCAGTGGCCCTTtcaactgctgaagctgagtatgtggcaGCTGCCTCTTGTTGTGCTCAACTGTTGTGGATCAAGCAGCAACTCAAAGATTTCCATGTGCTTTCTGATTGTGTGCCCTTACTATGTGACAACACTAGTGCTCTTAACATGGCAAAAAATCCAGTTCAACATAAGAGAACAAAGCATATTGATGTGCGACATCACTtcctcagagacaatgttgagAAAGGGCTCATCTGCATAAAGTTTTGTAGCACAGAAGATCAAattgcagatatcttcaccaaagcactgagcagagagcactttgaaaagaatcgCATGGCACTAGGATTGATAAAATCAAGCTGA